The Carassius carassius chromosome 9, fCarCar2.1, whole genome shotgun sequence genome includes a region encoding these proteins:
- the LOC132149651 gene encoding transcription factor JunB yields the protein MSTKMEQPFYHDDSFLLGYGHNDAALHDYKLQKQSMNLNLNEPYRNLKSDLYQSSSADVGSLKLASPELERLIIQTSSGLLTTPTPGQYLYSRGITDEQEGFAEGFVKALDDLHKMNQMPPPNVSIGAGGVTTCSTTASVFGSSLQSEPPIYTTLNAYCPAPSHPSATISYLPPHLQQSQHPENTHGFQHSGVLQQRYVPLKEEPQTVPDMHSSDCSPPMSPIDMDNQERIKAERKRLRNRLAATKCRKRKLERISRLEEKVKVLKTDNAGLSNTASVLRDQVAQLKQKVLRHMNSGCQLMLTSKMEAF from the coding sequence ATGAGTACAAAAATGGAGCAGCCGTTTTATCACGACGACTCGTTTCTGTTGGGTTACGGTCACAACGACGCGGCACTACACGACTATAAACTCCAGAAACAGAGCATGAACTTGAACCTGAACGAGCCCTATCGGAACCTCAAATCGGACCTGTATCAGTCCAGCAGTGCTGATGTGGGCTCGCTCAAACTCGCCTCTCCGGAGCTGGAGAGGCTCATCATCCAGACCAGCAGCGGGCTGCTCACGACGCCCACCCCGGGCCAGTACCTCTACAGTCGGGGGATCACCGACGAGCAGGAGGGTTTCGCCGAGGGCTTCGTCAAGGCTCTGGATGATCTCCACAAGATGAACCAGATGCCCCCGCCCAATGTGTCGATTGGAGCCGGCGGTGTGACGACGTGCTCGACAACTGCGTCTGTTTTCGGCTCCTCCCTGCAGTCTGAGCCTCCCATTTACACGACGCTCAACGCGTACTGCCCAGCGCCCAGCCACCCGTCCGCCACCATCAGCTACCTTCCGCCGCACCTACAGCAGAGCCAACACCCGGAAAACACGCACGGGTTCCAGCACTCCGGCGTCCTCCAGCAGCGCTACGTGCCTTTGAAAGAGGAGCCCCAGACTGTTCCCGACATGCACAGCAGCGACTGCTCGCCACCCATGTCCCCGATAGACATGGACAACCAGGAGCGCATCAAAGCGGAAAGGAAGAGGCTCCGAAACCGACTAGCGGCCACCAAATGCCGCAAGCGCAAACTGGAACGCATCTCCCGGCTGGAGGAGAAAGTAAAGGTGCTCAAGACCGACAACGCTGGCCTGTCCAACACAGCCTCCGTCCTGCGGGACCAGGTGGCCCAACTCAAACAGAAGGTGCTGAGACACATGAACAGCGGCTGTCAGCTGATGTTGACCAGCAAGATGGAAGCGTTTTAA